The Ferrovibrio sp. MS7 sequence CTTGTCGATCCCGAAAATCGGCGCCACGGATTTCGGTCATCGCCTGGCGCGGCAATTCGGGCTGAATATCATCCCGACGCGGCCCGGCCTGGTGCCACTCACCTTTGCCCCCGACCTGCTCAAGGATCTCGCGCCGCTGGCTGGTCTTTCCGTGCCGCAAGTGGAGGCCAGCGTTGAGTCGAAGGCGGGCGGCAAGGCAAAATTCCGCGAGGCGTTGCTGTTCACCCATCGCGGCTTGAGCGGCCCGGCGATCCTGCAGATTTCATCCTACTGGCGCGAGGGCGAGGCCATCGCGCTGAACCTGGTGCCCGATACGGATGTATTCGCCGCCCTCAAGGCGGCCCGCATTGCCAATCCGCGCCAGGAATTCGCCACCGCGCTCGGGGCTTGGCTGCCGAAGCGGCTGGCACAGCTGCTGGCGGGCGAGGATGCCATGCGACGGCTGGCGGATTTGAACGACAGCCGTTTGCGTGCTACCGCCGATCTGGTGCGTAACTGGCGGCTGGTGCCCGCGGGCAGCGAAGGTTATCGCACGGCGGAAGTGACGCTCGGCGGGGTCGATACCGATGACTTGTCGTCACAGACCCTGGCGGCCAAAGCGGTGCCGGGGCTCTATTTCATCGGCGAGGTGGTGGATGTCACCGGCCATCTCGGCGGCTTCAATTTCCAATGGGCCTGGGCCTCGGCGCAGGCAGCGGGCAAGGCGCTGCACAAGGCCGCGTAATATCTCGGCTTGCACCCGCTGGGTTGCGCGCGTAGCGTGCGGATACTGGGTGCGGCGGAGTGGAAATGGCGAAGGGCTTGGGGTTTTTGTGCGCGATGCTTGCGGCCCTGCTGGCTGCGTCCGCGTTGCCGGCCCAAACCCGTCCGGCAGAGTCCCGCCCGCCAGAGGCAAACCAGCTTGAATCGCCAGAGCCGAACAAGCTTGAATCGGTCGTCTTGGGCATGGGGGCCTTTCCGCCCTATCTGGTCTATGGCGAGGCCGGACCGACCGGCCTGGCGGTCAGTCTGGCAGCCGACCTGTTCCCCGAAATCGGCCTGCGCCTGGTGCTGCGCGATATGCCGTTTGCCCGCGCCCTGCAGGAAGCGCGCAGCGGCGGCGTCGAAGGCCTGCTGCTGGCCTCGCGGCTGCCCGAGCGCGAGGCCTATCTCGCCTTCACGCCGCCGGTGTTTTGCGAATACCGCGACCTGTTCGTGCGCCGGGGCGAGGAATTCGACTGGCGCCAGACCATCGCCGGCAAGACCATCGGCGTCGGCCAGGGGCTGAATTACGGCCCGATGTTCCAGAGCTGGATCGATGCGCGGCTGATCACGCCGGTGTCGCTGTCGAACATGTCGCAATTGCTCGAGGTGCTGGCCCGTGGTCGCTTCGATGCGGCGCTGATCTCACGCTCGGAGGCCGATGTGCTGCTGGCGTTGCAGCCGGAACTGGCCCGGCTGGTGCTGCCGCTGGAACCGCATATCACCGTGGCGCCGCTGAGCTTCGCCTTCGCCCGCGCCCATGATGGCGCCGCCCGTGCCGAAAAGCTCACCGCGCTGCTGCGCCGGCGCGGCATGATAAAAGAGTGCAATCAGTGACGGGGCCACGGTGACTGAGCAGTGGAATCTCACCCAGACCTGGGCCTGGATCCGCTGGCGCGACAGGGCGAAGGTAGCGGCCTTCCAGGCGGAAGGCCATATCGGCCTGGCCGAAGCGATGATGTTTCCCGATGGCAGCCGCATCATCGAGGAGAATCACCGCGCCGCCCTGCTCGAAGCCCTGCGCGCCGGCCGCATCACCACGCAAGGCCAGGAAACCACGGCTGCCGCCCTGGTGCCGATTGCGCCCGCCGACTGGCAGCGCATCGAACCGGTGGCGCCGTCCCAGGCCCGCCATGCCGTCGCCGGCAACCGCCGCGTCGCCTGGCATGGCCTGCGTTTCGATGCCACGGTGGCGATGCGGCTATGGCCGCCGCTGCCGCCGCCTGGTGGGCTGTCGCTGCGGGCTTAGTGCTTCTTTATAAGTGCCGACAGATAGATTTTTATGCATGCCCTGTCTGGTCTATTCATCAATTAATAATGGGCGTTTTTTTCTAAAACTCTCCATGTGCTCCTTACTGGGTGTTATGTGAACTCTTTTTATCATCTGCAATTTTGGTTGAATGTCATTTTGATTTTCTGCTGACACAGGTAATGCTTCAAATGAGCGAGCTTGTACAAAGTTTAGCGGTACTTCAAGCAAATCAAAATCTTCTGGATGTTTTTGTCTCAGTGCGGCGACCCTTTCTTTCAGTTGCTTGGGTGTTTTGGGAAGTTCAATCGTTTTAATCTCTATGGAGGACAGCAAAAATTTGATCTCTTCCTCACTTAGATCTTTTTGGATTTTATATAACTCGCCCAGGATTTTATTTAATTCGATCTCGACATCCTGCGAGTTCATACCCCCCATGCGGTCTTTTAATTTTTCTACCCGATTGATAATGCGAT is a genomic window containing:
- a CDS encoding substrate-binding periplasmic protein codes for the protein MGAFPPYLVYGEAGPTGLAVSLAADLFPEIGLRLVLRDMPFARALQEARSGGVEGLLLASRLPEREAYLAFTPPVFCEYRDLFVRRGEEFDWRQTIAGKTIGVGQGLNYGPMFQSWIDARLITPVSLSNMSQLLEVLARGRFDAALISRSEADVLLALQPELARLVLPLEPHITVAPLSFAFARAHDGAARAEKLTALLRRRGMIKECNQ
- a CDS encoding NAD(P)/FAD-dependent oxidoreductase, with translation MYDAIILGAGGAGLMCAAVAGQRGLSVLVLDHAETPGEKIRISGGGRCNFTNLHAAPANFLSRNPRFCISALSRYTPRDFIALVDAHGIAWHEKTLGQLFCDGSARQIVQMLLDECAKGGVALRFGESITGVVHDDSGFRVDTQAGRYQAAQLVVATGGLSIPKIGATDFGHRLARQFGLNIIPTRPGLVPLTFAPDLLKDLAPLAGLSVPQVEASVESKAGGKAKFREALLFTHRGLSGPAILQISSYWREGEAIALNLVPDTDVFAALKAARIANPRQEFATALGAWLPKRLAQLLAGEDAMRRLADLNDSRLRATADLVRNWRLVPAGSEGYRTAEVTLGGVDTDDLSSQTLAAKAVPGLYFIGEVVDVTGHLGGFNFQWAWASAQAAGKALHKAA